A window from Drosophila kikkawai strain 14028-0561.14 chromosome 2L, DkikHiC1v2, whole genome shotgun sequence encodes these proteins:
- the Lfg gene encoding protein lifeguard 1 isoform X2: MSSANHFQYDAEADKSFAFDDQSIRKGFIRKVYLILMCQLLITFGFVCVFTFSKASQEWVQKNPALLWIALAVLIVTMICMACCESVRRKTPLNFIFLFLFTLAESFLLGMIAGQYEADEVLIAVGITAAVALGLTLFALQTKWDFTMCGGVLVACLVVFIIFGIIAIFIPGKVFALLYASLGALLFSIYLVYDTQLMLGGNHKYSISPEEYIFAALNLYLDIVNIFMYILTIIGLSRS, encoded by the exons ATGAGCAGCGCCAACCATTTCCAGTACG ATGCGGAGGCGGACAAGAGCTTCGCCTTCGATGACCAGAGCATCCGGAAGGGATTCATTCGGAAGGTCTACCTGATATTGATG tGCCAGTTGCTGATCACTTTCGGCTTCGTTTGTGTGTTTACCTTCTCGAAAGCTTCCCAGGAATGGGTGCAAAAGAATCCAGCCCTTCTATGGATTGCTTTG GCCGTTCTCATTGTGACCATGATTTGCATGGCCTGCTGCGAGAGCGTACGCCGGAAGACGCCACTGAACTTCATTTTCCTGTTCCTGTTCACACTCGCCGAGTCCTTCCTCCTGGGCATGATCGCCGGCCAGTACGAGGCGGATGAGGTGCTCATTGCAGTGGGCATTACGGCAGCGGTGGCTCTTGGCCTCACTCTGTTCGCCCTGCAGACCAAATGGGACTTCACCATGTGCGGCGGAGTGCTGGTGGCCTGCCTTGTGGTCTTCATCATCTTTGGAATAATCGCCATCTTCATTCCGGGCAAGGTGTTTGCTCTGCTCTACGCCTCTCTGGGAGCGCTGCTCTTCTCCATTTATCTGGTGTACGACACCCAGCTAATGCTGGGCGGCAACCACAAGTACTCCATCAGTCCTGAGGAGTATATCTTCGCGGCTCTGAACCTCTACCTGGATATTGTCAACATCTTCATGTACATACTAACCATTATTGGACTGTCCCGCAGTTAG
- the Lfg gene encoding protein lifeguard 1 isoform X1: MYHYQQGDETGAYTDAEADKSFAFDDQSIRKGFIRKVYLILMCQLLITFGFVCVFTFSKASQEWVQKNPALLWIALAVLIVTMICMACCESVRRKTPLNFIFLFLFTLAESFLLGMIAGQYEADEVLIAVGITAAVALGLTLFALQTKWDFTMCGGVLVACLVVFIIFGIIAIFIPGKVFALLYASLGALLFSIYLVYDTQLMLGGNHKYSISPEEYIFAALNLYLDIVNIFMYILTIIGLSRS, from the exons ATGTATCACTACCAGCAAG GCGATGAAACGGGCGCATATACAGATGCGGAGGCGGACAAGAGCTTCGCCTTCGATGACCAGAGCATCCGGAAGGGATTCATTCGGAAGGTCTACCTGATATTGATG tGCCAGTTGCTGATCACTTTCGGCTTCGTTTGTGTGTTTACCTTCTCGAAAGCTTCCCAGGAATGGGTGCAAAAGAATCCAGCCCTTCTATGGATTGCTTTG GCCGTTCTCATTGTGACCATGATTTGCATGGCCTGCTGCGAGAGCGTACGCCGGAAGACGCCACTGAACTTCATTTTCCTGTTCCTGTTCACACTCGCCGAGTCCTTCCTCCTGGGCATGATCGCCGGCCAGTACGAGGCGGATGAGGTGCTCATTGCAGTGGGCATTACGGCAGCGGTGGCTCTTGGCCTCACTCTGTTCGCCCTGCAGACCAAATGGGACTTCACCATGTGCGGCGGAGTGCTGGTGGCCTGCCTTGTGGTCTTCATCATCTTTGGAATAATCGCCATCTTCATTCCGGGCAAGGTGTTTGCTCTGCTCTACGCCTCTCTGGGAGCGCTGCTCTTCTCCATTTATCTGGTGTACGACACCCAGCTAATGCTGGGCGGCAACCACAAGTACTCCATCAGTCCTGAGGAGTATATCTTCGCGGCTCTGAACCTCTACCTGGATATTGTCAACATCTTCATGTACATACTAACCATTATTGGACTGTCCCGCAGTTAG
- the Nmda1 gene encoding protein lifeguard 1 isoform X2: MQDPNQQYNYGGGYPPQGGYGGGGYPPQGPPQGYPPYAQGGAQPYPQGPYGQPYGQGPPPGGYAPQPGFIQPPPSAGGYGAYDDPESQPKNFSFDDQSIRRGFIRKVYLILMGQLLVTFGAVALFVFHQGTQNFAKRNLWLFWVALGVMLVTMLCMACCESVRRQTPTNFIFLGLFTAAQSFLMGVSATRYAPSEVLLAVGITAAVCLALTLFAWQTKYDFTMMGGVLIACMVVFLIFGIVAMFMKGKIITLVYASIGALLFSVYLIYDTQLMMGGEHKYSISPEEYIFAALNLYLDIINIFMYILTIIGASRD; this comes from the exons ATGCAAG ATCCAAACCAGCAGTACAATTACGGCGGTGGCTATCCACCTCAAGGTGGCTATGGCGGCGGAGGCTATCCGCCGCAGGGACCACCACAGGGCTATCCACCGTACGCCCAAGGAGGCGCCCAGCCCTATCCACAGGGGCCGTATGGTCAGCCCTACGGACAGGGACCACCGCCAGGCGGCTATGCTCCCCAGCCGGGTTTCATTCAGCCACCACCGTCGGCTGGTGGATACGGGGCCTACGACGATCCGGAGAGCCAGCCCAAGAACTTCTCCTTTGACGACCAGAGCATCCGTCGTGGATTCATTCGCAAGGTGTACCTGATTCTGATG GGACAACTCCTGGTCACCTTTGGAGCCGTTGCCCTGTTCGTGTTCCACCAGGGCACACAGAACTTTGCCAAGCGCAACTTATGGCTCTTTTGGGTGGCCCTGGGCGTGATGCTTGTGACCATGCTCTGCATGGCCTGCTGCGAGAGTGTGCGCCGCCAGACGCCGACCAACTTTATATTCCTGGGCTTATTCACGGCAGCTCAGTCATTCCTAATGGGAGTCTCGGCCACTAGATATGCACCGAGCGAG GTCCTCTTGGCGGTTGGCATTACGGCAGCGGTTTGCCTGGCCTTGACACTGTTTGCCTGGCAGACCAAGTACGATTTCACCATGATGGGCGGCGTCCTGATCGCCTGCATGGTGGTGTTCCTGATCTTCGGCATCGTGGCCATGTTCATGAAGGGCAAGATCATAACGCTTGTGTACGCCTCCATCGGGGCGCTGCTCTTCTCCGTTTACCTGATCTACGACACCCAGCTGATGATGGGCGGCGAGCACAAGTACTCGATCAGCCCCGAGGAGTACATCTTTGCGGCGCTGAACCTCTACCTGGACATCATCAACATCTTCATGTACATTCTTACTATAATCGGAGCCTCGCGCGACTAA
- the Nmda1 gene encoding protein lifeguard 1 isoform X1: protein MSWQSVPQYPQYQDPNQQYNYGGGYPPQGGYGGGGYPPQGPPQGYPPYAQGGAQPYPQGPYGQPYGQGPPPGGYAPQPGFIQPPPSAGGYGAYDDPESQPKNFSFDDQSIRRGFIRKVYLILMGQLLVTFGAVALFVFHQGTQNFAKRNLWLFWVALGVMLVTMLCMACCESVRRQTPTNFIFLGLFTAAQSFLMGVSATRYAPSEVLLAVGITAAVCLALTLFAWQTKYDFTMMGGVLIACMVVFLIFGIVAMFMKGKIITLVYASIGALLFSVYLIYDTQLMMGGEHKYSISPEEYIFAALNLYLDIINIFMYILTIIGASRD, encoded by the exons ATGTCCTGGCAAAGTGTTCCCCAGTACCCCCAATACCAAG ATCCAAACCAGCAGTACAATTACGGCGGTGGCTATCCACCTCAAGGTGGCTATGGCGGCGGAGGCTATCCGCCGCAGGGACCACCACAGGGCTATCCACCGTACGCCCAAGGAGGCGCCCAGCCCTATCCACAGGGGCCGTATGGTCAGCCCTACGGACAGGGACCACCGCCAGGCGGCTATGCTCCCCAGCCGGGTTTCATTCAGCCACCACCGTCGGCTGGTGGATACGGGGCCTACGACGATCCGGAGAGCCAGCCCAAGAACTTCTCCTTTGACGACCAGAGCATCCGTCGTGGATTCATTCGCAAGGTGTACCTGATTCTGATG GGACAACTCCTGGTCACCTTTGGAGCCGTTGCCCTGTTCGTGTTCCACCAGGGCACACAGAACTTTGCCAAGCGCAACTTATGGCTCTTTTGGGTGGCCCTGGGCGTGATGCTTGTGACCATGCTCTGCATGGCCTGCTGCGAGAGTGTGCGCCGCCAGACGCCGACCAACTTTATATTCCTGGGCTTATTCACGGCAGCTCAGTCATTCCTAATGGGAGTCTCGGCCACTAGATATGCACCGAGCGAG GTCCTCTTGGCGGTTGGCATTACGGCAGCGGTTTGCCTGGCCTTGACACTGTTTGCCTGGCAGACCAAGTACGATTTCACCATGATGGGCGGCGTCCTGATCGCCTGCATGGTGGTGTTCCTGATCTTCGGCATCGTGGCCATGTTCATGAAGGGCAAGATCATAACGCTTGTGTACGCCTCCATCGGGGCGCTGCTCTTCTCCGTTTACCTGATCTACGACACCCAGCTGATGATGGGCGGCGAGCACAAGTACTCGATCAGCCCCGAGGAGTACATCTTTGCGGCGCTGAACCTCTACCTGGACATCATCAACATCTTCATGTACATTCTTACTATAATCGGAGCCTCGCGCGACTAA
- the AspRS gene encoding aspartate--tRNA ligase, cytoplasmic, with protein MVEDKENVANGEQVSKKGAKKQAKAAKKAEQKAENASAAAANNAGGDSAEDHAAGRYGLSEMIQSKDKRSERNFVPVHELSGQVGKADLVWVRGRVHTSRAKGKQCFLILRQQSSTVQCILAVGDVISKQMVKFAGNIPKESIIDIQAKPVAVSSKIESCTEQSLELCVEQIFVISQAKAQLPLQIEDASRPENADDVDGLNIRVNQDTRLDNRVLDLRTPANQAIFRLEAGVCRLFRDILTDQGFTEIHTPKIISAASEGGANVFTVSYFKDSAYLAQSPQLYKQMAIAADFDKVYTVGAVFRAEDSNTHRHLTEFVGLDLEMAFKYHYHEVLHTIGNTFTAIFKGLRDKYAREIESVGQQYKVDAFKFLEPPLILQFAEGVAMLREAGVETGDEEDLSTPNEKLLGRLVKAKYDTDFYILDKFPLAIRPFYTMPDPNNPVYSNSYDMFMRGEEILSGAQRIHDPEYLMERAKHHGIDTSKIAAYIESFRYGCPPHAGGGIGMERVVMLYLGLDNIRKTSMFPRDPKRLTP; from the exons ATGGTCGAAGACAAGGAGAATGTGGCCAACGGGGAGCAGGTCTCCAAGAAGGGAGCCAAGAAGCAGGCCAAGGCCGCAAAG AAAGCGGAGCAGAAAGCTGAGAACGCCTCGGCGGCTGCTGCCAACAATGCAGGAGGCGATTCTGCCGAGGATCACGCCGCCGGACGCTACGGTCTCTCGGAGATGATCCAGTCCAAGGACAAGCGCAGCGAACGTAACTTTGTGCCCGTCCATGAGCTGAGCGGCCAGGTGGGCAAGGCGGACCTCGTTTGGGTGCGCGGCAGGGTGCATACATCACGTGCCAAGGGCAAACAGTGCTTCCTGATCCTGCGCCAACAGAGCAGCACGGTGCAGTGCATCCTGGCCGTGGGCGACGTCATATCCAAGCAGATGGTCAAGTTTGCGGGCAA TATTCCCAAGGAGAGCATCATCGATATCCAGGCCAAGCCAGTGGCGGTGTCCAGCAAGATCGAGTCCTGCACGGAACAGTCGCTGGAGCTGTGCGTTGAACAGATTTTCGTGATTTCGCAGGCCAAGGCCCAGTTGCCGCTGCAAATCGAGGATGCCTCGCGTCCTGAGAACGCTGATGATGTCGATGGCTTGAATATTCGCGTGAACCAGGACACGCGCTTGGATAACCGAGTGCTGGACCTAAGGACGCCGGCGAATCAGGCCATTTTCCGGCTGGAGGCGGGCGTGTGCCGCCTGTTCCGTGACATTCTCACCGATCAGGGCTTCACCGAGATCCACACGCCCAAGATCATATCGGCGGCCAGTGAGGGTGGCGCCAATGTGTTCACCGTGAGCTACTTCAAGGACTCGGCCTATCTGGCGCAGTCGCCGCAGCTGTACAAGCAGATGGCCATCGCTGCCGATTTCGACAAGGTGTACACCGTGGGTGCCGTCTTCAGGGCGGAGGACTCCAACACCCATCGCCACTTGACCGAGTTCGTTGGCCTTGATCTGGAGATGGCCTTCAAGTACCACTACCATGAGGTGCTGCACACGATCGGTAACACGTTTACGGCCATTTTCAAGGGACTGCGCGACAAGTACGCCCGTGAGATCGAGTCGGTGGGCCAGCAGTACAAGGTGGATGCCTTCAAGTTTCTGGAACCTCCGCTGATCCTGCAGTTCGCCGAGGGCGTGGCCATGCTTCGCGAAGCGGGTGTAGAGACTGGCGATGAGGAGGATTTGTCGACGCCCAACGAAAAGCTGCTGGGCCGTTTGGTCAAGGCCAAGTACGACACCGATTTCTACATCCTGGACAAGTTCCCGCTGGCGATACGACCCTTCTACACGATGCCCGACCCGAACAATCCCGTATACTCCAACTCCTACGACATGTTCATGCGCGGCGAAGAGATCCTGTCCGGAGCGCAGCGCATCCACGATCCTGAGTACTTAATGGAGCGGGCCAAGCACCATGGCATCG atacCTCAAAGATAGCGGCATACATCGAGTCGTTCCGCTACGGATGCCCCCCTCATGCCGGCGGCGGTATCGGAATGGAGCGAGTGGTGATGCTGTACCTGGGATTGGACAACATTCGCAAGACCTCCATGTTCCCCCGCGATCCCAAGCGGTTAACGCCTTAA